In a single window of the Pyrococcus sp. NA2 genome:
- the cobO gene encoding cob(I)yrinic acid a,c-diamide adenosyltransferase has product MSWKDRLGMVHIYTGNGKGKTTAALGLAIRMLGSGGKVIIIQFMKAPKVYGEYFMAEKCGFRIESYGLPKFVHGKPEKDDIEAARRALERAREVVSSGEWDLVILDEICVAVGFGMIDVDEVKELIKSKAKDTELVLTGRYCPEELYELADYVTEMREIKHPYQKGITARRGVEY; this is encoded by the coding sequence ATGAGTTGGAAAGATAGGCTTGGCATGGTTCATATCTATACTGGAAATGGAAAGGGCAAAACAACGGCTGCACTTGGATTGGCAATTAGGATGCTTGGTTCCGGAGGGAAGGTAATAATAATTCAGTTCATGAAGGCTCCAAAAGTTTATGGAGAGTACTTCATGGCTGAGAAGTGCGGTTTCAGGATTGAATCCTATGGGCTTCCAAAGTTCGTTCATGGAAAGCCTGAAAAGGATGACATTGAAGCTGCAAGGAGGGCCTTAGAGAGAGCGAGGGAAGTGGTTAGTAGTGGAGAATGGGATCTTGTAATCCTGGATGAGATATGCGTTGCAGTGGGGTTTGGGATGATAGACGTGGATGAGGTTAAGGAACTCATAAAGAGCAAGGCAAAGGACACTGAACTCGTTCTCACTGGTAGATACTGTCCAGAGGAGCTCTATGAACTTGCAGACTATGTTACCGAGATGAGGGAAATCAAGCACCCATACCAGAAGGGGATAACTGCAAGGAGAGGCGTTGAATACTAG
- a CDS encoding DUF835 domain-containing protein — translation MEIISLAYFVRDLIVLGVSLASMAIIFILRKRAREAMKYKPFGMASISAFVAFLLVSIAEIIGVLINTTILYQEYDFWQGIRSIILTIAATFLLISVLSFYIPFGRGKYVIFKVVSEPRLSKFWGAYWCSRKECYEAFKTLLKARLPGIAISRDPPEVFREKLGLQLTPVIWISKVEHEEAISPTRLEFLLQRISDFLKSVDIDKVILIDCVDYLALENGENAVSKFITMLKDLAILYRGIVLVSLDENTISKTLYNFLKRELEPLSSLNLDEIMS, via the coding sequence GTGGAGATAATAAGCTTGGCATACTTTGTGAGAGATTTAATCGTACTTGGCGTTAGTCTAGCCTCAATGGCAATAATCTTCATCCTAAGAAAGAGAGCTAGGGAGGCTATGAAGTATAAACCGTTCGGTATGGCAAGCATTTCTGCATTTGTAGCTTTTCTGTTAGTTTCCATAGCCGAGATCATTGGAGTTTTGATAAATACAACAATCCTATATCAAGAATACGACTTCTGGCAAGGAATCAGAAGCATTATTCTAACGATTGCAGCAACTTTTCTCTTAATTTCGGTCCTCTCGTTTTACATACCATTTGGGAGAGGAAAATACGTTATCTTCAAGGTTGTTTCTGAACCAAGACTCAGCAAATTCTGGGGAGCATATTGGTGTTCGAGAAAGGAATGTTACGAGGCCTTCAAAACACTTCTAAAAGCAAGACTACCAGGGATAGCAATTTCAAGGGATCCACCTGAAGTTTTCAGAGAAAAGCTTGGACTTCAGTTAACTCCAGTAATCTGGATTTCAAAGGTTGAGCATGAGGAAGCGATCTCCCCTACTAGGCTAGAATTCCTGTTACAGCGAATCTCTGATTTTTTGAAATCCGTTGACATAGATAAAGTTATCTTGATAGATTGCGTGGACTATCTAGCACTTGAAAATGGAGAAAATGCAGTTTCCAAATTCATAACAATGCTAAAGGACCTTGCAATTCTCTATAGAGGGATAGTGCTTGTCAGCCTAGACGAGAACACAATATCCAAGACCCTCTACAATTTCCTTAAGAGGGAACTCGAACCTCTCTCCTCTCTAAACCTCGATGAGATAATGAGCTAG
- a CDS encoding P1 family peptidase, with protein sequence MKARDLGINIGVFEPGKRNKITDVKGVKVGHVTLIKGKGKLIPGKGPVRTGVTAILPHEGNIYKEKVLAGAFVMNGYSKPMGLIQLWELGTIETPIILTNTLSVGTAIDGLLDYVLSENEDIGVTTGSVNPLVLECNDSYLNDIRGRHVRREHVVEAIRNASEDFEEGAVGAGTGMSAFEFKGGIGSASRIVEIEGKRYTVGALVLTNFGRREDLTIAGVPVGLELKDWPGRGGNGRGSIIMVVATDAPLTARQLNRLAKRATVGLARTGGYAYNGSGDIAIAFSTANIIKHYEKKTIEIEALPDSLISPLFKAAAEAVEEAIINSLLEARTMDGRDNHIRYALPTDELVRIMKKYGRIEE encoded by the coding sequence ATGAAAGCTAGAGATCTTGGAATAAATATAGGAGTATTCGAACCAGGGAAAAGGAACAAGATAACTGATGTTAAAGGAGTTAAAGTTGGCCATGTTACATTAATTAAAGGAAAAGGAAAGTTAATTCCTGGAAAAGGTCCAGTTAGAACTGGAGTAACGGCAATATTACCTCATGAAGGGAACATTTACAAGGAGAAAGTTCTAGCTGGAGCTTTCGTTATGAACGGTTATTCAAAGCCAATGGGACTAATTCAGTTATGGGAACTGGGAACCATTGAAACTCCGATAATATTGACGAATACTCTAAGTGTGGGAACTGCGATAGATGGTCTTCTCGATTACGTCCTCTCGGAAAACGAAGACATTGGAGTGACAACTGGCTCCGTGAATCCACTTGTCCTGGAATGTAATGATTCCTATCTAAATGATATAAGGGGAAGACACGTTAGGAGGGAGCACGTGGTTGAAGCCATAAGGAATGCCTCAGAGGACTTTGAGGAGGGAGCAGTTGGTGCTGGAACTGGAATGAGCGCATTTGAGTTTAAAGGAGGCATAGGCTCAGCTTCAAGAATAGTAGAGATTGAAGGAAAGAGGTACACCGTCGGAGCTCTAGTTTTGACGAACTTTGGAAGAAGGGAAGATCTCACGATAGCTGGAGTTCCCGTTGGGTTGGAGCTTAAGGACTGGCCTGGGAGAGGTGGAAATGGGAGAGGAAGCATAATAATGGTTGTAGCTACAGACGCTCCACTCACAGCAAGACAGCTAAATAGATTGGCCAAGAGAGCGACAGTAGGGCTGGCTAGAACCGGAGGTTACGCCTACAATGGAAGTGGAGATATAGCAATAGCGTTTTCAACTGCGAACATAATTAAGCATTATGAGAAGAAGACAATTGAGATAGAGGCGCTACCAGACTCGCTGATATCACCCCTATTCAAGGCTGCCGCGGAGGCTGTTGAGGAAGCAATAATAAATTCATTGCTTGAGGCCAGGACAATGGATGGTAGGGACAACCATATAAGGTATGCCCTACCGACTGATGAACTCGTTAGAATAATGAAGAAGTACGGGAGGATTGAAGAATGA